The following coding sequences are from one Plasmodium gaboni strain SY75 chromosome 10, whole genome shotgun sequence window:
- a CDS encoding hypothetical protein (conserved Plasmodium protein, unknown function) — MLKHLYFLYPWRAQYRCGNRKLFYFLSGSSWYSSDINIDKIINENKYEHIKNLRSQELRILSENCCVKKVNDVIIWSEISRHSIEKYNSFKYFDALLLLSSFDKMNIVDKSLYKIFSDVFIKQISYLQPEHFILLINLYCKANIFPRVLFIEIFHGIIKYCNKLYPEEYVNLLICFANLKIVNKDLIKTLCKSIIKNINLFDYIHLTCIVGALRSLEITDDVFYYVIDEKQLKELKFLTVQEIFDHIKKIKLLQYSWQLYEKDIMKEFLSRLYNFKNEKDVDQLDDPFVCLNFLVSKGYLKSNNNNNKNKNNNNNNNSDNNNNSDNNNNSDNYICLYDNSNFDGSNFLVALSKWCANQVYQYPSRSTKRPRSYELIKLYELMKEYNIHNLDFIEKAIYRFVITRGGLETNRDKMFKPTSYQKGRKYIYTKDPLIDYINNEKNKQHDSYTHHDNNNNNNNNNYTQDNEKENILYHYYMNNKNMEYQTHDQHKIHEYKTFSEKQKSIKLSMEKKTENKKTTHSNSRYCNFKLRQRPKRIKNKPAPIQA; from the coding sequence ATGCttaaacatttatattttttgtatcCTTGGAGGGCCCAATATCGATGCGGAAAtagaaaattattttattttttaagtGGTTCCTCCTGGTATAGCAGTGACATAAATATAGATAAGATAATAAAcgaaaataaatatgaacacataaaaaatttgaGAAGTCAAGAGCTTCGAATATTATCAGAGAATTGTTGTGTGAAAAAAGTTAATGatgtaataatatggaGTGAGATATCTCGACATTCTATAGAGAAATATAATagttttaaatattttgatgctttattattattatcctcatttgataaaatgaatattgTAGATAAGAGTTTATATAAGATATTTTCAGatgtatttattaaacAGATATCTTATTTACAACCTGAACATTTTATtctattaataaatttatattgtaaagcaaatatatttcctcgtgtattatttatagaGATATTTCATGgtattataaaatattgtaataaattatatcCAGAAGAATAtgttaatttattaatttgttttGCTAACTTAAAAATTGTCAATAAAGAtcttataaaaacattatGTAAGagtataataaaaaatattaatttatttgattatatacatttaacATGTATAGTTGGTGCTTTAAGATCTTTAGAAATAACAGATGatgtattttattatgtaataGATGAGAAAcaattaaaagaattaaaattCTTAACAGTGCAGGAAATATTtgatcatataaaaaaaataaaattattacaatATAGTTGGCAATTATATGAGAAGGATATAATGAAGGAATTTTTATCAAGactttataattttaaaaatgaaaaggaTGTAGATCAGTTAGATGATCCTTTTGTTtgtttaaattttttaGTTTCAAAGGGATATCTAAAAAgtaataacaataataataaaaataaaaataataataataataataatagtgataataataataatagtgataataataataatagtgataattatatttgtCTTTATGATAATTCCAATTTTGATGGTTCTAATTTTCTCGTGGCCTTAAGCAAGTGGTGTGCTAACCAAGTGTATCAGTATCCGTCGCGTTCAACAAAAAGACCACGAAGCTATGAACTCATAAAGTTATATGAGCTAATgaaagaatataatatacataatttaGATTTTATTGAAAAAGCAATATATCGTTTTGTTATAACTAGAGGAGGATTAGAAACCAACAGAGATAAAATGTTTAAACCTACATCTTATCAGAAAggaagaaaatatatatataccaaAGATCCTTTAattgattatataaataatgaaaaaaataaacaacATGATTCTTATACTCAtcatgataataataataataataataataataattacacacaagataatgaaaaagaaaatattctttatcattattatatgaacaataaaaatatggaatATCAAACACATGATCAACATAAAATACATGAATACAAAACTTTCTcagaaaaacaaaaaagtataaaattaagtatggaaaaaaaaacagaaaataaaaaaacaacTCATTCAAATTCAAGATATTGCAATTTTAAATTAAGGCAAAGACcaaaaagaataaaaaataaaccAGCACCCATACAAGCATGA
- a CDS encoding S-adenosylmethionine decarboxylase/ornithine decarboxylase, with protein sequence MNGIFEGIEKRVIIKLKEDFFKGNKSLNSFLDIPKELWEEKLKYIGCSIVSEISENKKERRDERCRVYLLSESSLYIFDNSLFIKTCGKTRVLFFIPFVVDLLVYQMTNVSIIEKNCVYDETFIEKNKFNNITEFIEKYFDYCFFTHMNYRNKTKDGYFEQEYPHKSIDDEKNFFQFFFKNVQMFNTHLPMNRMHYIFFSCSNNANMKEIASTFKFCSEIHMFGIKKYNEKKQFHDAYLNKKSLNLFTSLPEDNLKLYDSDSEKELSYICSTDRTYEDTVICSSSSISEEKNKNALQEEENDDITIKDEEDNKVVIKMIDTNLYECMNDNKESFLYNEFYFTPYGYSCNVSKKNNYFCVHYSPEELVSYVSVEVSSNLSCDGFVDFMKNQLNFYNAKYMYMINYVFCEDTNKVWMSDMHKEVKKNNTYDMINHNNNNNNSSSCCSISCCGSRWNSFYYNLLHEKEEYYYLNKKLRNDLFMNSKQSYKLHTFTEQIVGFLRVQYFVYELRDVARYVEKETLLANSASIYMSNRKEESDLNDDYVTTKLSDASGINKLTEKDVDDMYEYALNFCKQNKIAILDTDNNVDGVRKNENSMKRHKVLINDEEKKKENAALYEKVNDMSSLDHFINKNNVMSTYYDDSKYIMINKDDENSTIATKSNTNSSNNSNSNNNDDDNSCSSKNITVSRSSSCNKSHISNSSIDNSYGNEKKKYTCADEKSIKNDTLYVQKMSDEKNFKENGNDIHVDVDVDVDVNIDVDVDVNLDVNVNVDADIQNNMEKKYKEEIFNYYEKNINEVQALEKVLKEDIDTSVVCINLQKILAQYIRFKKNLPDVTPFYSVKSNNDEVVIKFLYGLNCNFDCASIGEIKKVIRLLPNLSRDRIIFANTIKSINSLIYARKENINLCTFDNIDELKKIYKYHPKCALILRINVDFKNYKSYMSSKYGANEYEWEEMLLYAKEHNLNIVGVSFHVGSNTKNLFDFCLAIKLCRDVFDMSKNMGFNFYIINLGGGYPEELEYDNAKKHDKIHYCTLSLDEIKKDIENFLNEETFMKTKYGYYSFEKISLAVNMSIDHYFSHMKDKLRVICEPGRYMVAASSTLAVKIIGKRHPTFKGIMLKDLKDHYDPLNFAQQEIKKEDKNIITDYNNMQQIEHSKNHQGGDDKILNKETNTKEDTTNMNVNSSSQVIESVSYAINKNVVENKTMNGTTTVVDGNDNINIAHKNIGNNFSSSNSKLGNITNIKKKVVNINDNRYNYFSYYVSDSIYGCFSGIIFDEYNRCPIYVIKNKNNPNQNFMNFNLYLANVFGQSCDGLDMINSITYLPECYINDWLLYEYAGAYTFVSSSNFNGFKKCQKVYIFPQSKPYLNGQPNKLEKRK encoded by the coding sequence ATGAACGGAATCTTTGAAGGAATTGAAAAAAGAGTTATCATCAAGTTGAAGGAGGATTTTTTTAAAGGAAATAAAAGTTTGAACTCCTTTTTAGATATCCCTAAAGAATTGTGGgaagaaaaattaaaatatattggTTGTAGTATTGTATCTGAAATAAGTGAGAACAAGAAAGAGAGAAGAGATGAACGTTGTCgtgtttatttattatcagAGAGTTCTTTATACATTTTTGATAATTCCTTATTTATAAAGACATGTGGAAAAACAAGagttttatttttcatacCATTCGTAGTTGATTTGTTAGTATATCAAATGACTAATGTAAGtattatagaaaaaaattgtGTGTATGATGAAACATTTATtgagaaaaataaatttaataatataacagagtttatagaaaaatatttcgattattgtttttttacACATATGAATTACAGaaataaaacaaaagaTGGTTATTTTGAACAGGAATATCCACACAAGTCGAttgatgatgaaaaaaatttttttcaatttttttttaagaacGTACAAATGTTTAATACACATTTACCTATGAACAGAATgcattatatattcttttcttGTTCAAATAATGCAAATATGAAAGAAATAGCATCTACATTTAAGTTCTGCTCAGAAATTCATATGTTTGGCattaagaaatataatgaaaagaaaCAATTCCATGATGCATATCTGAATAAGAAATCGTTGAATTTATTTACAAGCTTGCCTGAAGATAATCTAAAACTCTATGATAGTGATTCTGAAAAAGAATTAAGCTACATCTGTAGTACTGATCGAACCTATGAAGATACTGTAATTTgtagtagtagtagtaTATCAGaagagaaaaataaaaatgcactacaagaagaagaaaatgatgatataacTATAAAAGATGAGGAAGACAATAAGGttgtaataaaaatgatagatactaatttatatgaatgtatgaatgataataaagaaagctttttatataatgaattttattttacacCTTATGGTTATTCTTGTAATGtttctaaaaaaaataattatttttgtgTGCATTATTCACCAGAAGAATTGGTATCCTATGTTTCTGTTGAAGTATCTTCAAATCTGTCGTGTGATGGATTTGTAGATTTTATGAAGAACCAGttgaatttttataatgccaaatatatgtatatgataaattatGTATTTTGTGAGGATACGAACAAAGTTTGGATGTCTGACATGCACAAGGAAGTCAAAAAAAACAACACATATGATATGataaatcataataataataataataatagtagtaGTTGTTGTAGCATTAGTTGTTGTGGTAGTAGATGgaattctttttattataatttattgCATGAGAAAgaagaatattattacttgaacaaaaaattaagaaaCGATCTGTTTATGAATTCTAAACAATCCTACAAATTACATACGTTCACTGAACAGATCGTTGGATTTTTAAGAGTTcaatattttgtttatgAATTAAGAGATGTTGCTAGGTATGTTGAAAAAGAAACTTTGCTGGCTAATTCGGCatctatatatatgtctAATAGAAAAGAAGAAAGTGACTTAAATGATGATTATGTAACAACCAAATTGTCAGACGCAAGTggaataaataaattaacTGAAAAGGATGTTGATGATATGTATGAGTATGCTTTAAATTTTTgtaaacaaaataaaatagcTATTTTAGATACTGATAATAATGTTGATGGTGTGAGAAAAAATGAGAACTCAATGAAACGTCATAAAGTACTAataaatgatgaagaaaaaaaaaaagaaaatgctgcattatatgaaaaagtTAATGACATGAGTTCATTGGatcattttataaataagaataatgTGATGAGTACATACTATGATgattcaaaatatattatgataaataaGGATGATGAAAATTCGACGATAGCTACAAAAAGTAATACTAATAGTAGCAATAATAGTAAcagtaataataatgatgatgacAACAGTTGTAGTAGCAAGAATATAACTGTGAGTAGAAGTAGTAGTTGTAATAAAAGCCATATTAGTAATAGTAGCATTGATAATTCTTATGGtaatgaaaagaaaaaatatacatgTGCTGATGAAAAGAGTATAAAGAATGATACATTGTATGTACAAAAAATGAgtgatgaaaaaaattttaaagaaaatggAAATGACATACATGTAGATGTAGATGTTGATGTAGATGTAAATATAGATGTTGATGTAGATGTAAATTTAGATGTAAATGTAAATGTTGATGCTGATATCCAAAACAATATggaaaagaaatataaagaagaaatttttaattattatgaaaaaaatataaatgaagTCCAAGCATTAGAAAAAGTATTAAAGGAAGATATAGATACATCTGTTGTTTGCATAAATTTACAGAAAATATTAGCTCAATATATAAGATTTAAAAAGAATCTTCCAGATGTTACTCCTTTTTATTCTGTTAAAAGTAATAATGATGAAGttgtaataaaatttttatatggATTGAATTGTAATTTTGATTGTGCATCTATTGGTGAGATAAAAAAAGTGATTAGATTATTACCAAATTTATCAAGAGATAGAATAATATTTGCGAATACAATAAAAAGTATTAATTCCTTGATATATGcaagaaaagaaaatattaatttatgtacctttgataatatagatgaattaaaaaaaatatataaatatcatCCCAAGTGTGCTTTAATATTACGTATTAATGTtgattttaaaaattataaatcTTATATGTCATCTAAATATGGTGCAAACGAATATGAGTGGGAAGaaatgttattatatgCAAAGGAacataatttaaatattgtTGGTGTATCCTTTCATGTTGGTAGTAATACAAAGAATTTATTTGATTTCTGTCTAGCTATTAAATTATGTAGAGATGTTTTTGATATGAGTAAAAATATGGgctttaatttttatataataaatttagGTGGGGGATATCCAGAAGAATTAGAATATGATAATGCAAAGAAACATGACAAAATACATTATTGCACTTTAAGTCTagatgaaataaaaaaagatatagaaaattttttaaatgaagaaaCCTTTATGAAAACAAAATATGGATATTATAGCTTTGAGAAAATATCATTGGCTGTTAATATGTCTATCGATCATTATTTTAGTCATATGAAAGATAAATTAAGAGTTATATGTGAACCTGGTAGATATATGGTGGCTGCTTCTTCAACCTTAGCTGTAAAAATTATAGGAAAGAGACATCCAACATTTAAAGGTATTATGCTAAAAGATTTAAAAGACCATTATGATCCCTTAAATTTTGCACAACAAGAAATTAAGAAGGAAgacaaaaatataataaccgattataataatatgcAACAAATAGAACATAGTAAAAATCATCAAGGGGGCgatgataaaatattaaataagGAAACAAATACAAAAGAAGACACTACTAATATGAATGTTAATTCTTCCAGTCAAGTTATTGAAAGTGTATCATATgcaataaataaaaatgtagtagaaaataaaacaatGAATGGAACTACCACTGTGGTGGATGgtaatgataatataaatattgctcataaaaatattggTAATAATTTTAGTAGTAGTAATTCAAAATTAGGCAACATAACtaatattaagaaaaaagttgtaaatataaatgataatagatataattatttttcttattatgTTAGTGATAGTATATATGGTTGTTTTAGTGGTATCATATttgatgaatataataGATGTCCtatttatgttattaaaaacaaaaataaccctaatcaaaattttatgaattttaatttatatttagCAAATGTTTTTGGTCAATCATGTGATGGCTTAGATATGATCAATTCTATAACATACCTACCCGAATGTTATATTAATGATTGGCTTCTTTATGAATATGCTGGAGCATACACATTTGTAAGCTCATCTAACTTTAATggatttaaaaaatgtcAGAAGGTTTATATATTCCCTCAATCAAAACCTTATCTTAACGGTCAGCCAAACAAATTggaaaaaagaaaatag